The Deltaproteobacteria bacterium DNA segment TTCCGGTTCGGCATCCTTCCGCAGGCGCCGTTCGGCGGAGCGGGGACGCCCGCCAGCTACGGGTCGATCCCCAACGCCCACCAGGCGTTCAGCAACGTCCTCACGGCGGGCCAGGACCCGGTCACGCCGGTGTTCCAGGCCACGGCCGGACAGCAGGCCCGGATCCGGATCACCAATCCGTTCGGGACCAGCCGCGGATCCACCTTCGCGCTTCACGGGCACGTCTGGCAACGCGATCCGTACGTGTGCGACGACGACCAGTACGGCCTGGACGGCAGGTGTATCACCCCCCCGACCGGCTCCTCCGTCTGGCTGGGGGCGCCGCTGGTCGGTTCACGGGCCATCGGCAACAACCCGCAGGGGTTCGCCCAGGGCGGCCAGGAGAGCTGGACGCCGATGAGCCACTTCGACATCGTCCTGCCGAGCGCCGGCGGCGGGAACGATCGGCCGGGCGACTACCTGTTCCGGGACCAGGCATCCTTCGGCAGCGCCAGCGGGCTCTGGGGCATCCTTCGGGTGAACCCGTGAAGTAGGAAGGACGATGCCGCCATCAACCTCCCGACGAACGGGTGCGGTCTTGAGGGCCGCACCCGTTTTTTTCGCCTCATCGGGGGCGGACGGTGGAAGTAGAATGGGAAACGCAACCGCATTGGGCGCGCGCCGCCGCGGCCCGGAACGATTTTCCGGGAGGTCCGGACCGTGAAACGGGATAACCGCCGCACCGGGATGCTCCTCGCACTGGCGATTTCGATCCCGCTCCTGTTCGTGTGCTCCCCGTTTCCCGCCGGGTCGGCCGATTCTGCCGCCCCGGCGTCGTCGCAGGCCATTCCCGGCACCGACAACGTCGCGCGGGAGGGGGTCCGGGTGGAGTTCTCCTACTCCCCCGCGGGGAAGCGCGACGGCGGGGTGATCGAGGGGGAGTTCGCCGAACTCCGGTTCCGGGTGACCGAGGAGGCGAAGGGGAAACCGGTCCGCTCCCTGCGGCCCGGGGCATGGATGGATATCAGCCGCCCCATGGACGCGAGGCCGGGGCAGGACCGTCCCGATTGCCGGAAAAAGGTGGGCCTGTACCTGCAGGGGATCGTCGGAATCCGGCCGATGGTCGACCTGAACGGCTACTACATCGTGGTGCTGAACCAGGAGCCGAACCTCTACGTGATCGACCCGTTCGTCGGCATGGCCGGGAAGACGAACCTGCTGACCACCGTGCGCCTTCGGGAGCCCGGGACGGATTGGGTGAAATCCGCGGACGAGAAGCGGCTCTACGTGACCCTCAATCGCGCCGGCAAGGTGGCCGTCGTCGACGCCGAGGCGTTCAAGATCGTATCGGAGGTCGACGCCGGGAAGAGCCCTGTGCGGCCCGCGCTCCAGCCCGACGGCCAGCTCCTGTGGGTCGGCAACGACGCTCCGGAAGGGGTGGAGGGCGGAGTGACGCTGATCGACACCGCGTCCCTTTCGAAGGTCGCGGAGATCCCGACGGGAAAGGGGCACCACGAGCTCGCCTTCACCGACGACAGCCGCTACGCCTACGTATCGAACCGGGGGAGCGGCACGGTGTCGGTGATCGACGTCCGGGAGCGGAAAAAGGTCCGGGACGTGCCCGTCGGCCCACAGCCGATCTCGCTTTCGTACTCTTCCACCGCCCGTGCGCTCTACGCGGCGGACGGGCAGGAGGGGACGGTCTCCGTCGTGGACGGGAAGAGCCACGAGGTGACGGCCAGGATCCAGGCGAAGCCCGGGCTGGGGCCGATGCGGTTCACGCCGGACGGCCGGTGGGGGCTGATCCTGAACTCGCGGGAGAACGCCGTCCACATCGTCGACGCGTCGAACAACCGGGTGGCGCACACCGTGGCCGTGGGGGAGACCCCGTACCAGATCGCGCTCACCCGCGGTTTCGCCCACGTGCGCTGCCTCGGCACGGAGCGGGTCTTCATGGTCAACCTGGACCTGCTGGGGAAGGACTCCCCGCCGCCGGTTCAGAGCTACGGAGCGGGATCGGAGGCGCCGAAGGACGCGCCGGGGCTCGGGATCGCGAACGGGATCGTCGGCGTGACCGGCCAGTCCGAGGTCCTGATCGTGAACCCGGCGAGCAACACGATCTTCTTCTACATGGACGGGATGAATTTCACCTCGGGGAGCTTCCCCGGGTACCGGCAGCATCCCCGCGGCGTGGAAACGATCAACCGGAGCGTGGTGGAAACGGAGCCCGGCGTCTACACCGCGAGGGCCCGGGTCCCCGTGGCGGGAGAGTACGACGTGGCGCTGTTCATGGACTCCCCGAGGTTCGTGCAATGCTTCACCCTTTCGGCGGGTTTGAACCCGGATCTCCGGAAGGGTCCCGCGTACGAGGTGGAATACCTCCGGGAGGACGGCGGCGCCGCCCTGGAAGAGGAGTACCGGTTCCGGTTCCGCCTGAAGGATTCCCTGACCGGGTGGCCGGTGAAGGGGGTTGCGGACGCCCGGCTGCTGTACTACCTCTCCCCGGGGAGATACCGGTCCGAGGTTCCCGCCCCGGAGGTGGAGGAGGGGGTCTACGAGGGCACTCTCCGGTTCCGGGAGCCCGGCGCGTACCACGTCCACGTCGGCGTGCCGTCGCGGAACATCGGGTACCGGACCTTCATCCACCGCTCCCTGCTGGTGAAGTCGAACAGATCGAAGTGACCGTGCGCCGGCCCCTTTCCGCCGCCGTGGCCCTCTGCCTTCTCTCCGTCGCCGTCGCGGCGTCGGCGGAGGGTCTGACCGAGGCGCAGCGGAGGGGGAAGCGGATCTACATGGAGGGGAAGGGCCGGGGGAGGATCGCCGCCTTCCTCGCCGGGGCGGGGATCAGCGCCCCCGGCAAGGGATTCCCGTGCGTCAACTGCCACCTCGCGGGCGGGGAGGGCCAGCGGGAGGGCGGCGTCCGGTCGGCCGACATCACGTGGTTCCACCTCACCAAGGAGTATTCCGGCCGGCGCGCGACGGGCAGGGCACACCCCGCGTACACCGAGGAAACGGTCCGGGCGGCGATCACCAAGGGGGTCGATCCCGCCGGCAACGCGCTGGATCCCGCCCACCCGCGGTACACGATCTCCCGGGAAGACCTCGAAGACCTCGTGGCGTACCTCCGGGCGATGGACCGGGAGCCGGTTCCCGGCGTGACGGACAACGAGGTCCGCGTGGGGGTGCTCCTTCCGGAGCGGGGGCCCGTCGCGGAGGCGGGGACCGAGGTCCGCGCGCTCCTTGCCGGCTGCTTCGCGGAGGTGAACGGACGCGGAGGGATCTTCGGGCGGTCCCTCGTGCTGGTTCCCGTGCCGTACGACCCCGCCGCGGAAGGGTCCGCCCTCGCCGCGGCGAAACGGGTGGTCGGCGGGGAGTCCGTGTTCTGTTTCCTCGCCAACGTCGGCGTCGCGCCGGGGAGCCCGGCCGCCCTGTACCTCGCGGACGAGAGGGTGCCCGTGATCGTGCCGCTCCTGTCCCCGTCCGAGGGCGGCTACCGGGCGGACCGGTACACGTTCCACGTGTTCGCCGGCATCCGGGAGCAGGCGCGCGTGCTGGTCGATTTCCTCGCGGAGCGCTCGAAGGGGGCGGTCGCGAAGGCGGGAATCCTCCGCTCCGGGGACCGTTCCGGGGAGGGGGGCGCCGAAGGGGTCCGGGAGCAGGCGGAGAAGAACGGCCTCGCCGTGTCCGCGGAAGTGACGTTCGAGCCGGGGAAGCTGGACGCGGCGGAAGCGGTTGCGCGATTGCGGGAGTCCGGGGCGGGCGCCGTCTTCTACTTCGGGGGCCCCTCGGAAGCGCTCTCCTTCGCCGCCGAGTCGGCGCGGCTGGGATGGGAGCCGTGGTTCCTCGCGCCGGCGCCGATGATCGGGAGCGCCCTGCAGTCGTCGGCTCCCGCGCGCTTCCTCGATACCGTGTACCTCGCATCGCCGCTTACCGTCCCGGAGCCGGAGCGGATGGCGGAATTTCTTCGGATCGGAAAACGGTACGGCTCGGGGGAACGGCACCGGACGTTCCAGTTCCTCGCCTACGCCGGGTCGCTCCTGCTGGAGGAAGGGCTCCGGCGGGCGGGGAAAGGGGTGACCCGCGAGAGTTTCGTCGCGGGCATCGGGAACGTGTGGAGGCTCGAGACGGGTGTGACGCCGCCGCTGACGTACACGGCGAACCAGCGGGTCGGCGCCCTCGGGGCCGTCGTCATGAAGGTGGATCCCGGCAGCCGGCGGCTCGTGCCCATGACGAAGTGGCGGGAGCCCAGGTAGGCCGTCCGGCATCCTATCGACGGCGGGATTCCGCGGAATCGCGGGAAGGAGGCGGAATGGGGATGCCCCGGACGTGGAAGGTACCGGCGCTGGCCTGTGCCGCATCGGTCCTCGTGGCCTGCCTGCCGCCGCCGGCGTTTCCGGATGCCGGCGGGAAGGCGGGCGGGGAGGAGAAGGTCGAATCGCGGCCCGTGCAGGTGAAGCTGGTCGACCGGACGCTGCTTACCCAGGACGGGAAGCCGGTGCGGTTCCGGACCGACGTGGTCGGCGACCGGATCGTGGTGATCGACACCTTCTTCACCACCTGCGGCCTCATCTGCCCCATCCTGGGCGCCATCCTGATGGAGCTGCAGGAGAAGGTCGGCGACCGTCTCGGCGGAGAAGTGGCGCTGGTCTCGATCTCCGTGGACCCGGGGACCGACATCCCTCCCCGGCTGAAGGCGTACGCGGAACAGTGGGAAGCCCGCCCGGGGTGGATCTTCCTTACGGGGGGGAAGCCGGACGTGGACCAGGTGCTGTCCGGGCTGGGGCTCTACGCGGCGAATTTCGCGGAACACCCCTCGACGTTCCTCGTGGGGGACGGGAAAACGGGCGAGTGGACCCGCTTCTACGGTTTCGCCACCCCGGAGCAGTTGATGGAAAAGGTCACGGAGCTGACCGGAAAACGGAAGGCGGGAGGGAAGGCGTCATGAGGAGAATATCGGTTGCGGCGGCCGCGGCCGTCGTGATGGCCGCCCTGGCGTTCCCCCTCCCGGTTCCCCCGGCGGTCGCCCACGACGAACACGCCCACTCCCCGAAGGCGACTCCGCCGCCGGGGGCGCAGGACGTACCCAGGCCCGCCGTCCCGAAGCGGCTGGACGAGAACGAGCAGCGGAAATATTTCACCGACCTGCCGCTCCAGGACCAGGACGGCAGGGCGGTTCGTTTCTACACGGACATGCTGAGGGGCCGGATGGTCCTCATCAGCTTCATCTACACCAACTGCACGGACATCTGCCCGACCCTGATGCACAACCTGGTCGACGTCCAGGAGAGCCTGGGGGACCGGTTCGGGAAGGACGTGTTCTTCGTGTCGATCAGC contains these protein-coding regions:
- a CDS encoding cytochrome D1, whose translation is MKRDNRRTGMLLALAISIPLLFVCSPFPAGSADSAAPASSQAIPGTDNVAREGVRVEFSYSPAGKRDGGVIEGEFAELRFRVTEEAKGKPVRSLRPGAWMDISRPMDARPGQDRPDCRKKVGLYLQGIVGIRPMVDLNGYYIVVLNQEPNLYVIDPFVGMAGKTNLLTTVRLREPGTDWVKSADEKRLYVTLNRAGKVAVVDAEAFKIVSEVDAGKSPVRPALQPDGQLLWVGNDAPEGVEGGVTLIDTASLSKVAEIPTGKGHHELAFTDDSRYAYVSNRGSGTVSVIDVRERKKVRDVPVGPQPISLSYSSTARALYAADGQEGTVSVVDGKSHEVTARIQAKPGLGPMRFTPDGRWGLILNSRENAVHIVDASNNRVAHTVAVGETPYQIALTRGFAHVRCLGTERVFMVNLDLLGKDSPPPVQSYGAGSEAPKDAPGLGIANGIVGVTGQSEVLIVNPASNTIFFYMDGMNFTSGSFPGYRQHPRGVETINRSVVETEPGVYTARARVPVAGEYDVALFMDSPRFVQCFTLSAGLNPDLRKGPAYEVEYLREDGGAALEEEYRFRFRLKDSLTGWPVKGVADARLLYYLSPGRYRSEVPAPEVEEGVYEGTLRFREPGAYHVHVGVPSRNIGYRTFIHRSLLVKSNRSK
- a CDS encoding ABC transporter substrate-binding protein, with protein sequence MTVRRPLSAAVALCLLSVAVAASAEGLTEAQRRGKRIYMEGKGRGRIAAFLAGAGISAPGKGFPCVNCHLAGGEGQREGGVRSADITWFHLTKEYSGRRATGRAHPAYTEETVRAAITKGVDPAGNALDPAHPRYTISREDLEDLVAYLRAMDREPVPGVTDNEVRVGVLLPERGPVAEAGTEVRALLAGCFAEVNGRGGIFGRSLVLVPVPYDPAAEGSALAAAKRVVGGESVFCFLANVGVAPGSPAALYLADERVPVIVPLLSPSEGGYRADRYTFHVFAGIREQARVLVDFLAERSKGAVAKAGILRSGDRSGEGGAEGVREQAEKNGLAVSAEVTFEPGKLDAAEAVARLRESGAGAVFYFGGPSEALSFAAESARLGWEPWFLAPAPMIGSALQSSAPARFLDTVYLASPLTVPEPERMAEFLRIGKRYGSGERHRTFQFLAYAGSLLLEEGLRRAGKGVTRESFVAGIGNVWRLETGVTPPLTYTANQRVGALGAVVMKVDPGSRRLVPMTKWREPR
- a CDS encoding SCO family protein translates to MGMPRTWKVPALACAASVLVACLPPPAFPDAGGKAGGEEKVESRPVQVKLVDRTLLTQDGKPVRFRTDVVGDRIVVIDTFFTTCGLICPILGAILMELQEKVGDRLGGEVALVSISVDPGTDIPPRLKAYAEQWEARPGWIFLTGGKPDVDQVLSGLGLYAANFAEHPSTFLVGDGKTGEWTRFYGFATPEQLMEKVTELTGKRKAGGKAS
- a CDS encoding SCO family protein, whose translation is MRRISVAAAAAVVMAALAFPLPVPPAVAHDEHAHSPKATPPPGAQDVPRPAVPKRLDENEQRKYFTDLPLQDQDGRAVRFYTDMLRGRMVLISFIYTNCTDICPTLMHNLVDVQESLGDRFGKDVFFVSISVDPEDDTPEELKKYAERYEAKPGWTFLTGKKENIDWVVYKLGQYTPDFEDHSMLFLLGDVKNARWAKLKGDADPGVAIAKIREFLQYRDSGPGSLLLSPK